From Acanthopagrus latus isolate v.2019 chromosome 22, fAcaLat1.1, whole genome shotgun sequence, the proteins below share one genomic window:
- the si:dkey-1j5.4 gene encoding leucine-rich repeat-containing protein 15, which translates to MRHLAWLMLVILWMVQAVDGCPDVCKCSRKYRSEKTEVNCHKRGLRAFPSKLPPDAWILKLGENGITDIKANALRSIPKIESINLERNAIKSIHPQAFSGAKQLMLLNLFGNHITTLPPRGFQDLLNLRFLMLGQNQIGTVKADMFAGMRNLSDLDLPLNALTMLPSNAFKPLIALKVLDLSLNRIQKISPKAFSGLRQLMFLNLDNNSLKTLPAGAFKPLRSLEMLVLDNNFLSTLSLSVLDGLGNLQELYLRNNELELLSPDAFGSMAKLSQLALSGNRLKTVDGNMFAHMPDLMKLHLHDNPWECDCNLISLVQWMGQTKATLSPREALKCVGPLELQNKSFSSLQADKLICPA; encoded by the exons ATGCGACACTTGGCGTGGTTGATGCTGGTGATCCTGTGGATGGTGCAGGCTGTGGACGGCTGTCCTGATGTCTGCAAGTGCTCCAGAAAGTACCGTTCAGAAAAGACAGAGGTCAACTGTCATAAGAGGGGACTTCGTGCCTTTCCCTCCAAACTGCCCCCCGATGCCTGGATTCTTAAACTAG GTGAGAACGGTATCACGGACATAAAGGCCAATGCTCTGAGATCAATTCCAAAGATTGAGAGCATCAACCTGGAACGAAATGCCATCAAGTCCATCCATCCCCAAGCCTTCTCTGGTGCAAAGCAACTGATGCTCCTCAATCTTTTTGGCAACCACATCACCACCCTTCCACCGAGAGGATTTCAG GACCTCCTGAACCTTCGCTTCCTCATGCTGGGACAGAACCAGATTGGCACCGTCAAAGCTGACATGTTTGCAGGAATGAGGAACTTGTCAGATTTAGATCTTCCTCTCAACGCTTTGACAATGCTCCCATCTAATGCCTTCAAGCCTCTGATCGCCCTCAAAGTTCTGGACCTCTCCCTGAATCGCATCCAGAAGATCTCCCCTAAGGCCTTCAGTGGACTCAGACAGCTCATGTTTCTTAACTTAGACAATAACAG TCTGAAGACTCTTCCAGCTGGAGCATTCAAGCCTCTGCGATCTCTGGAGATGCTGGTTCTAGACAACAACTTTCTGTCCACACTGAGCCTGTCAGTACTGGATGGCCTGGGCAACTTGCAG GAACTCTACCTGAGGAATAATGAGCTGGAGCTCCTGTCACCTGATGCGTTCGGGAGTATGGCCAAGCTTTCTCAGCTGGCTCTAAGTGGAAACCGCCTGAAGACAGTGGACGGAAACATGTTCGCCCATATGCCCG ACCTAATGAAACTGCACCTCCATGACAACCCGTGGGAGTGTGATTGCAACCTCATCTCCTTGGTGCAATGGATGGGGCAGACCAAGGCCACCCTGTCACCTCGGGAGGCCCTGAAGTGCGTGGGTCCTCTGGAGCTCCAAAACAAGAGCTTCTCCAGCCTCCAAGCTGACAAACTGATCTGCCCTGCCTAA